TTCGCTGAGTCGCCAGGTGTCGGTGCCATCTCCCTCGATCAGCCCCTGCCGGTGCAGAGAATCAATCACCTTCTTGGCGGCCCCGCCCCGAACATTCTCCGGCAGGGGGTGGATCGAACCGTTCGAACGAGCTGCAGCGGCTTCAAGGATGCTCTTTTGTGTGGTGGTCAGTTCATTCATTGTTTTGCCTCCTGATGTGTTGCGTTATAATGGCTCCATAAAGCCACTCATTCGCCCCACGATCAAGCGCAATTATATTATTTTGAGCAACTTTTTCTGAACGGAACGACCATACTGATCAGCCAGTCGGAGTGGGTGCGACGGCAGGGATTCCCCCGTCAGCAAGCTGGTGAGCAAAGCCCTCGTCCGGTTGGTGGACGGCAAGGTGGACACTGGCCGGGCCCAGGGCGGCAAAACTTGGGGGGAAGCGATTCGCATGGAGCTGCATTTCACCACACGGCAACACGCTGCCAGACTTTGCCGAAATGCCGCGCACTCTTCCAGAAGGGAGGCGAATAAACTGCCGCGCAACAGGGTATTTCTTGCCCTGAGATTGCGTTATAACAAGCTTGATTTGCAGGTTACGTTCTTGGACCCCATAAATGCCTTTAGTAGAAATATGTCGACACCACCAAAGAATACAATTCTATTAACAATTTACCAGCAAGGCCGAATATATCTTTCAAGTTTCCTTGGAGAAATAGCAAAACGCTCAGGCAGATAAGAATGTTACTGGAAATCACAACAATCGCGGAAAAGATTCGCCCCTGGTGAAGGATGTCAGTCTGTTTGAACGAAAATTGCCGCAAGGTCGCCAACAAAAACCAAGCATAACTTACTCCGACAGAGTGGCAAAAATAGCTTTGACGCTCTCCATCATTATTTAATACAGTAAGCAGGATCAAAAAGATTGTGTGGATTGGAAAAAAGTATGGGGAGAGGGTGATTAACCAGTTTCTTTCCCCATAATAGGTAACAAGCCCGCCTTGATCATGTGTTACAACGAACCGGCTGATTTTGCGAAACAAGAGGATAGCAAAGAAGGCATGCGTCAGCTCATGAAAGAATGTCTCCCAGAAGATTATTTTGCTCTTGAGCCATTTCAGGTAAATGATCGAAAAGAGACCTCCTGTTGCGAAATAGGGTGCCAGACGTTCCCAATAAATGGTGACAGGCATTGTCATTAACCCCAAGATGAGGAAGGAAAGCAACAGAAAGGCAAAATAGATTTCTGAATAACCTTCTGGAGCGGTATTCGCAAGAGGGAGCTGCCGCATAGTTAAACGTATTTTCATTATCTTCCCCCTTGAGAAAAGCCTGCTATTCCATTTCAAGTGGGTTCGGCCAGTATTGCAGGGGGTATTCCCGATTTATCAAGTCGGGAATACCCCCTGTCAGGACAGATTGATCTCTTCGCTCATCTGAACATTAATACCCGTCAGGGTAGGCCTTGCTGATATTACAGGAGAATGTTAAGAATCCTCCCCTGTCATGCTCATTACTTCAAGGAATTGTACAGAAAGTCACCGACATCCCGACGCTTCAGGACATGCTGAGTTCCAGAAGCGAGCTCCTTGACGATGACCGTTTCGTAGGTGAATTCCGTGTCACCGATGATAATCGCGAAGCGGAAGCCATTGCGGGAAGCGTAACGCAATTGGTCACCCAATCGCTTTTCCTCCAGAAAAACCTCCGTCTTGAAGCCATTGCGCCGGAGTTCAGCACCAAGGGCCAGGTAGTCAGTCGCCCGAGAGGGATTCTGCATGGTCACCAGCACCGAAGCGGTGGCCACCGTGCCGGGACGAATCACCCCCGCTTTCAGCAGACTGGTGAACAGCCGGGTCAGACCGATGGATATCCCCACTCCCGGCAGCTTCCGCTCGGTGAAATGGCTGGCCAGGTTTTCGTAGCGCCCCCCACTGCATATGCTCCCGATCTCCGGATGATCGTTCAGCCGGGTTTCATAAACCGTACCCGTGTAATAGTTCAAGCCCCGGGCGATGGTGGGATCGACCTGGAAGTGGTCTTCCGGAACCCCCATGACCCGAACCAGGGAGATCACCTTGGACAGCTCCTCAACTCCCTGATCGAAGGTATCGTTCAGGTCGAGAGAGCGGAAATAGGCAAACCACTCTTCCGTGGTTCGTTTCTGGTTGAAAAAGGCCATCAGCTGGCCGACTTTCTCCATATCGAGCCCCAGCTCCGCCAGACCTATGCCGGTTTCCTCCATCCCCACCTTTTCGAGGCGATCGATAATCCGCAAAGCCTCTTCGATGGTGTTCTCCAACCCCATGGACTCGAAAAGCCCCTGGAGAATCTTGCGATTGTTGATGCGAATGGTGAATACGCCGATGTTCAGCCGGGTAAAGATCCGGTCGATCACGGCGGGCATTTCGGCGTCGTGGTACAGGGAGAGTTCCCCATTGCCGATGGTGTCGATATCGCATTGATAAAATTGCCGGAAGCGCCCCGCCTGAGGCCGCTCTCCCCGCCATACCGGCTGGATCTGGTAGCGACGGAAAGGAAAGGAGAGTTGCCCGTAATATTGCGCCACGTAGCGAGCCAACGGCACGGTAAGGTCGAAATGGAGTGCCAGATTCTTGGTCTCCTCGTCTCCCGATACGGCAGAAAGGCGGCGCAGGGCATAGATCTCGTGGTCCGCTCCCTTGGCGGTGAGGGTTTGAGCCAGTTCCACCGCCGGGGTTTCGATGGGGATGAAACCGAAGCTCTCGTAGCCTTGCCGGATCTCGTCGCGCATTTTCTGAAAAAGAATCTCTTCGGCGGGAAGAAACTCGGGAAAGCCGGAAATGGGGGTGGGTTTGATGATGCCGCAGTCCATGGTCGTTCTCCTCTTCCTCACGTGATCGCTTTCAGGCGGGAGAGGAGAACCTCTCCCGTCCTGGATAGTTGGTGCCTTCGATCCAGCTCAGTCGTGGCAGTGAATGCCATCCTCGGAATGGTTGTGACGGTGCAACCCCAACCGCTCCATCAGTAAAAAGGCGGCTTCCGAACCGGTGTGAACCCGATCGGAGGGCATACTCACCCGTTTGATTTCGGGCTTGGTCCAGATATGAGGGAGGACATCTGCCACCCCCCCGGTACCGTGGATGGGTACGATGATCTTCGGGGTTCGTCCGTATTTGACCAGGCCTTCGTTGATCTTCTGGATATGGGCGCACTCCGAAAGGGTGCCAGCCCCACCTCCGATCACGACCACCCCCTGACACAATGAAACCCAAACCGGGCACTCGTCGCCCCAGTGGGATTCGCCCATCAGTGGCTCGACACACAGTCCCAGATCCAGAAGATCGCCTCCCAATGCGTATTTGCGGCCCGTCAGAGGATAGACCCCGATGGTTTTGAATCCCATTTCCTTGGCCACACGAGTGGCCGTATTGGGGACTCCAAAACGGGTTCCGCCGGTCAGGACAGCGATATGATGGCCCCGCAACGTGCCGAGAGCGTCCCGCAGAATGCGTTCCTCCAGATGTTTGCGAAATTCCTTGAACTCTTCCTGGATGGGATCCCCCTCCGGCAGACCCGGCAGTTTATCGTCGGCCCCGCCCGAGAATCCGACGATGCCCACCAGGGCATGTCGATGCAGAAATTCCGTTACCACCGTTCCGTAATCGCCGCGAGCCGCCAGGGTGACTTCATGCCCGTCTCTCTCGCTATCGTGGTGTTCTTCGTGATGATGATCGTGGCCATTCTGATGCTGGTTCATGTCTGTTCTCCTTGCTTCGGTTGGTGCCGCCATGAAGAAGCAGTTGGCTGCCGGGTTCTCACATACTCCAACGAAGAAAGATCTTCATTATTTTCGGGAGCGGTTTTGGCTATCGGATAAAGAGGTGGAAAACCGCCCGAGAAAGGCATGCATGGCATGGGCTTCCGGGTAATCCCCGGCCGGGCGGAAAAGAGGAATTTCAGGATCGACACAGGGTTCCCATGTTCCCCCTTCTCTCGAAGAGGAAACGGGACATCCCTCTGTTTTCCAAGGCCACTCTTCCAGCCGCAGGCGAAAATTGAACCGGGAAGCAAAGTCTATTTCCAAGACCTCACCGTTGGCTGTCTTCACCCACTGAACCAACTCCATGTCGAGGATCATCGATAGTCTCCATGATCAGCTCAGGGTGCTGAATACAGGGTGCCCGCGTAACAGTTCAACCAACAGGCAATCCCTGGATCGATCTGAAAGTGGACTTCCGGCATCACCGGAGGTCGTATCGGCGTGACAACCAGGGTCAATTCCCGACCCCCTTTTCCGGGGGTGGTCCCGATATCCAGAAAGCATGAATAGTCAGGCCCTTCTGCTGCGCTCCGTTCCTGGTTGAAGGGACTCATCGACCAGCGGCTGTTTTCCGCGTCGAGCGCGCCGTCGTGGTCTCCATCGTCAAGGAAGGAAAGTCGGTCATCCAAATGCTGATTCATGTCACGTCTCCTTTGGCTTCGGGTTGACCGCGCAACGACGAGCGCGTGCTTGCCGGGCTGTCCCATATGCCAACGAAGAAGAGGGCAGATTATTTTTTCGGGTCACTTCTGCGTTGGTGAAGGCAAGGAAGGAAATCAGCGTTTTCCTTCTTCCCTTCATTGCTGATCGATACGGGGAAATGGCCATGAAAACGGACCAGGATTGCCGTGATGCCGATTTGAATGTGGAAATTGTGTTGTGGGTGCTGGCCTTTCTGGCCCTGTGGTGGCTGATGCTGGAGGTGATTCACGAAGAGTGCATTGAGCCGAGGAGGGACGTCGCGCCGGCAGGCAATGTTCCGGGCCAATCCCGCCCGATCATCCTGTCGGAAGCTCGAAAGGCCCGAGTGGTGGTGCTGTTGCCGTTATGGTTGGCCATTAGCGAGGAGAAACGGTCATGAATAACTTCGCGCGGTTTTGGCGATGGGTGTCTTGCCTGCTGATTCTTCAGATATCCATTCCGACGACGGCCATGGCGGAAAAGGAGCGCACCTGGCAACGTCACGAGATCAAGGCCATGGTGGCCCGGGAGGCACGTCGCATGGGTTTGCCCATCTCCCTGGCGTTGGCGGTGGCCCATGTGGAGTCCTATTTCAATCCGGAAGCGCGCAGCAATGTCGGGGCCATTGGCGTGATGCAGATCATGCCCGCCACCGGACGGGCCGAGTACGGACTGCAACCTCGGGACTTGCGCAATCCGCTGATCAACATTCGGGTTGGGGTGCACTTTCTGAAGCGGCTGATCGAAACCTATGACGGGCGGGTTGATATCGCCCTGAGTCATTACAATGGCGGCTCTTCGGTTGTTACGAGCCGGGGCAACCTGCGGGTGATCCCGGCGACTCGTTCTTATGTGGACATGGTGCAGGGTTTGAAAAGGCGTTATGATGACCACTTGCGCAAACATGGTGTGAAGGAAGAGGTGCTGATGGCCAGTCGGTGAGGCGCGGTGGCCTTGGAATTTGCACTACAGCAAGGAAGGCAGGAAGGTGGCCGATGTGAGCAATGAAACACTTCTGGAGATATTCAGGCGCGTTGAAACCATCATGGTGGATCGTTTTGGTCACCTGAAATACCATGAAAAGGTGGCGGACACCCTGGAGGGGGATTTATTTTATAAGCGCCAGTATCATGATCGCCTGACGGAAGTGGCTTATTTTGTCCACGCCATGGGTATCTCGTTGCAGACCGATGATTGGCAAAAGGTAAGGGATGTTGTTCTCGATTGCCGACAGTCTGTCCAGAAAAAGGCCTTTCTCGAACGGTTTGCCAACGCTTCGAAGGGCATTTCCTGGAATGGGCAGTCACTCCACATTGAAAGTGGCGGGCCGGGCAAGGAGGTTCTCTTCCTCCGCACAGGGAAACAATCCTGGACGATCTATTTCAACCGGATGCCCTATTTGAACCTCTTCGCCGAACTGCTGTGCGAAATGGACGAAGGGCACGGTCAGGATTTTCTTGCGAGTCTGGTGATGAACGATCCGGGTGGAGAACAAGGCAGGCAGGCCGTTTCACGTTTGGCGGGGATTTTGAAGGAGAAACTCACCGACTGCTACACGGCCTGGGAGGCGATGGGGGAGAGTCCGGAACATCTGTACCGGCGCTGCGAAGCTATCCGGAATTTTATTTTGGGGAAAGAGGAGCTGAAAGAGAAATATGGTGATACTGTTCAGGCCGAAGATTTGCAACCATTGGAAATCGTCGCTTTCTGGAAAGAGATGTCGCTGAAGGAGCGAAATGGCGCAACTTCCGACAAGGGGTTTATCCAGTTCACAACCATTGTGGAACTTTTCAATAAGGTCATCACGGTCTCGAAACTGTGGCGGGATTGGCGGAATCGCGAAAAGACCTTTTCGCTTGGAAGCGACGCGGAAGATGGAGTGATCGATCTGGAATGGCTGAAATGTCCGGAAAAGGAGGAAGATGAGGATATCCTCTACCAGATGGCGGACATGATGGCTTCACAACTGCACAACCACACGATTCTCGCCCGCCTGACCAGTCACGGGGCCGAGTGGGATATTAAATATTTCATGCCGCATGACACAGAGACCGACTTTTTAAAGATTCTTTTCGACAACACCCCTTTGGTGGAACGTTTCCCAACATTGGTAGCATGGTCGCGGACCGTAGGCCCTTGGCAATATGCCCTCAGCCGAGGCACGGTCCGCTGCAACCGGATTCCGGAAACAAACTACGCTCTGGTTCATGCGGAATGGAAAGAGAAACAGAGCAAACACCAGACAACCCTGCACGCCATCCTGCACTACCTTCTTTGTCATGGAGAGGTGGAAGGTCTGCGTTTGTTCAGTCAACTGGGCAGACAGGCCTCCTTCATCGACCTGTTGCGCAAATCAGCTACCTTCGACCGTTTATGGAAAGAAGCCCGTCCCATCGATCTGTCGGATGAGCGGGTTGGTCGCTTTGCCGCCATCATCAACGCCTGTCAGGAAGAACAGGACAAGCTGAACAGACAGCGGGGAGCCATGGCAACCGATCTTTGGAATGAACGGCAGGAGGCGCTGGAAAAAGCCAGGCAGGCGGCCATTTTGGGCTTTGTGGAAGAGACCTTTCCATTGCCGGAGGGGCGGCTGGGCTTTCTCGTTGATGTGATGGCAACCGCCCATCGGGGATTTGAGACCTGCATTTCGGATGAAGCCCGATGGGACAGCATTGCGCTCTTCAAGACGTTGATCAGTACCATGCTGAACAGCCATATCGTACCCGCTTTGCGTCCCCTGGTGGTTGAAGCCTACGACACCATCCAGTCCGGAACAATAAAAAATTTCGCAACGGTACAACTGCCCAAGGCGTATGAGAGCAACGGCTTCCGGGAAGGATTTCCCCCGAAAAAACGTCTTATGGAGGAAAATTCCTGCCTGAGGGAAGGACATCGCCGTGGGGGCGATTTGATGGCGGAGTTGGTGAGAAAAATTGCTCAATTCAACACAAAACTGGGACTGTCTCTTCGTAATGATGAGCAATACAAGGAAGACATGGAGATGTTCCGGGAACATCTTGCCAAACTCTATCCCAACAAAGCGGAGTGTTGAAGGATGAACAAGCCCCTGGAAAACTGGGAAGAACGGTTTCAGAACAAGGTGATCGAGCGCTGGACCCGCCTGGAGAAGCGGCAGGAACGTGTTGCCACGGCAAACCGATGCTTGTCCTGGAGCGAGGTTGACAGTCTGGTCAAGTATCGGGGAGAGTATTCTCTCCCTCCGGAAAAGCTGGCCCTTTTATCGCGGGAACCGTACAGGACATGGTTCCGGGATTTGAGTATCCAGGAGGGGCAGGAATACGGCAACACCCTGGCTGCTGCCGGAACCGACACCGAAAGAGCGTTTCGCCTGGCCGGGGAGTGGGAGCGCGACCTGGGTACGCGAAGTCGTCTGCGCCTTGTCCTGGGGGACAAGGCAGAGGTGTACATCGAGGTGAGCTATCCGGGAGGCAACCGGGAAAGCCTCGATCTTCTGCTCCTGCCGGAAGGGACGGGTGCCGTGGAGATTCCACTGCAGCGCGTCGGCGAGGGGCAATATCATGGCGAAGTGGAGGCCGGAAGTCCGGTCATTTCCAGCCTGCTGGATCCGCGAACGGAGATGAAACCCCAATGAACGGATTGCCCAGGATCCTGGTTTGCATCGCCACCTCGAAAGGTCCGTCCCTGGTGATGGACCTTTCGTCCGGCCAAAGAATGAAGAACGCGGATGGCAGTGACAGGTCCATGCTCGTGCTGTCTAGGGAGTTGGGGCATGACATCAGGAGCAAGGTCGATGTCAACGAAGCCTATGCCCTGTTCTGTAACGGACCGCACAGCATCATCGACAAACTGGTCGGTCATTCAGATTCCTACAAGCTGACCTTGTCCGGAAATATTGAGAATGGAGAGAGCTGGCAGCTTGGAGTGGCGGTTGCTCACTTGTTGTATTCCAAGAAAAGATTGTTGCGATATTCGGATAACGAGTCCCTGATGCGTCATCTCGGGCGTGTTGCTGTTGACGGGCCCACCTCTGGAGAAGCAAATGGAAAACAAGAGCTTCTTCAAGTGTGGTGGTTGACGGGAAAGGTGCTTTATGATGATGGAAGATACAAAGTTGAATCGGTTGATCTGGAAAAAGAAAAAATTGCAAATAGTATCCATCTGTTCCGAAAATTTATGGACCTTGGAATCCCCTTCACCCTCTTTTTTCCAGAAGTCTCAAAGAACACTGTCGAAGCGCAGGATAATGCATTTTTTAGAACACACAACATTACCAAAAATCAGATTAAATATGTCAGTTTCTTGTCCGAGCTTGATTCGTCAGTCGATAATGGAAACAATATCTCGATTCACGACAAGTCAGAAAAATCGTCTGGATGGATACAACGTTTCAAAAAGTGGATAACGGAAAAATGGTGGCATATCCTTTTGGTTATAGCTGCTCCAATTATTACGGTTGGTTCTTTTATTTGGGTGTTGTTTGATCTCCCTCCGGTTTGGGATTGTTTTCGGGATAACCGACTGATTATTCTCCAGATGGACAGGTATTCCGCCAAAACAGACGGGCTGTGTCCTGTAGAAGAGAGGCTGACGACAAACAAATATGACCAGACGCAGGAATTCTTGCAGGATACAGCTTCTTCAACTATCCCTCTGGAATCTCTTTGTTGGCTAAAGATTGCGGCATCCGGGAATGGGAAAAGTATTCCGAAATATATGGCATTGACTGTTACCTCAGAATCAGGCTCAAAGATTGTCTATTCCAAAACCTCATCCCATGGAACGTGGTTGATCAATACCCGTCCCCGGGACGATGATGGCGATCCGGATCAGGAATTTTTTGCTCAAGATGGGGAATACGCCTTCCATTTCATCCATTCTCCGTTCCCCATGGACAATCCGGAGGCTATCAGGGAAGCCCTTCTCCAAGGGAAAGACCTTCCGTATTGTGTCAAGAAGGCCGTTTTTACACGAAAATTTTCCTTCCAGCCTGTTACGCCCCGGTAAAACCTCCTCCATTTCGCAGTAGTGATTCTTGAAGCCAGCCACAGGAGGATGCCGTCAGGCTCCTCCCGGCGGGTCGGGGTGCGCGGTTGCCGTTCACCCCGGCCCAGGCGGCTTCCCTTTACTTGCCCAACTGTCCGAAAAGGAGATGCCCCATGAAGCCCCTGCGCAACACCCTTGCCGCTCTGGCCCTGCTGACCTCGGTTGCCGCGCCGTTGCAGGCGGGCACCCTGGAGACCTTCGAACGCTCCAGGGCCAGTCTGCTCTCGGTCTGCCGTGACGCCAACCTCTCCCCCGAGCTGCGGGCGCAGAAGCTGGCGGTCCTCATGCCCACCACCCTCAACGCCTCCCAGATGCTGGTGAACGACAGCGAACTGGGGACTCGGGAAGATCCCAAGCTGCACGAGGTCTTCAAGGACTACGACACCAGCTTTATCGTTCATGCCAGTCGGGAGGCCAACCAGCCCCTATGCACCTACTGGTTCTCCCGCATGGGGCTGACCACGGAAGCCGTTTTGGATAGCCGCAAGGCCTGGAGGTAAGAGAGATGAACATTCGCGAACAGATCATGGGATTTGGCTGGCGGGGATTGGTATTGACGGGAGTGGTGGCCGGAGGAGGAATTCTGCTCGCGGCCCCCTCCCTGGTGAAGGACGGAGGCTCGGCGCGCCTGTGGATGGCCCTTGGAGCGGGGAGTCTGCTTCTCGGCGCCACGGTCGAGCTGATCCGCCGCAAACGCCTGCGCAACGCCATGCGCCGTACCGAACCGGTCTTCGATGTCGAATCGACGGGCATGGTTCCGGTTACGCCTTATGAAAAACCCTCGGAGGATGGAACGATGAGCAAGAATATCCTGTTTTTCAGCGCGGTGCTGCTGGCTTTTCTCTATCTGAGCTTCATCCAGCAGGAGGCCATGCACTCTTCCCTGGAGAGGGTCATGTCCGACAATAAGAAGATGGCCAGTGGCATCGAGGAACGGGTCATGAAGGCGGTGCAGGGACCGGTGCAGGAGCTCAAACTTCTGGCTGCCACCGGCAGCATGCCCCGGATGGAACGGGAACCCCCGCCCAAGCCGGTGACGGCGGTGGCGCCTGCTCCTCCGATTCAGGCTGGACCCGCAGCCCCTCCAGTCACGGCCCAGGCTCCACCACCCCCGGTCCAGTCGATTCCGCTGCCGGTGGTGGCCCAGATTCCCCCTCCTCCCCCCCAACCGACGCCGGCGGCCCAGGCTCCTGTGCCTCAATCTCCGGTGACGGCCCAGGCTCCGTTGCCTCAAGCACCGGTTGCCCCGCCGGCTTCATTGCCACAGGCAGGTTCACCCCCTGCACCGGCCCAGTGGGCCAACAATGGGGCGCGGTCCGGCAAGGGATATCCTCCGGTCAATCCGGCTGCGGTGCGGGCCAGTGAAGAGGAGGTTTCCGCTCCGCCACCGTTGCGCAGCCAACCGGCTCCCCAAAAGCCCGTGAACGCACCCAAAAAACCGACCATTCAGGTCAAGCAACCCGAGGTGAAGAAGCCCCCGGTGGTCAAGGAGACCGCGCCGAGCGAAATCAAGGTGGCGGACTCTTCCGGGCTTGCTTCCGATGTGGCGACCCGGCGCAAAGAGGTCCTGGAAGGGCTGCCTCCCGGAGCTTTCAGCGAGGATCTGCCCACCACGGAGATTCGCCCCCGCAGGCTGGCTGCCAGTTCCGCAGATCGCGGGGAAGAGCGGTCGGACAAGGCCGCCATGATGAAGGCTCTCTCGGTGATGGAAAGCGACATGAACGAATTTTACATGCAGCGCATGGGGCGTTAGAAAAAAAGCCCCTGTCTCTCCGTTGATCTTATTGAAGGAGAGGAAAGCCTGCCATCCCGACCGGGGATCGGGATGGCAGGCAGGGTGAGGCGAACGGTTTCCCGTTCACATCACCCTCTTCCCCTTCACCTCCCCTTCTGACAAAGCCCATTTACTTATGAGATTCAGGGAGAACGCTCATGACCGCCTCCACCACCTTTCAACGCCGCGCCATGGGGTTCTTGATGTTGTCTGCGGTTCTGGCCGGTTGCAGCACCACCTCCGAAACCGCCAGCGGAAGATTTTCCCGGTGTGTGCAGGAGACCAAACCGGTGCATGTCAAGTGTCGTTTTCCGGGGGATGCGGAGCAATGCCGCATCGCTGCCCGGCAGTTTGAAAACTGCGGCCGGATGCGCGCCAATGTTACCGTGGAAGCCCGCATCGAGGTGCTGTTTCTGGGTTTGAGGGATTATATCGAAAGTGGCGACATGGAGGGTGCCAGACGGGTTGGCAAGCGTCTGAACGTGTTGATGATGCAGGCCAAATTGAAAAAGAGCCCGACCGGGTCCGATGAGAACGACACGATCCTCTAGTTCCGCGGTGACGGACTGGGCGCCTTTATTGATGACTATTGACCAGAGGAGATTGGACCATGACCGCAACCCGCACCATTCGCCGCCACGCTCTGGGATTGTTGATGCTGTCCGTGTTGACGGCGGGCTGCGCCACCACGACACCGAGCCCGGAATACGGCAATTTCACCCGCTGCCTCAACGAGGCCCGGGAGATGGACCAGCAATGCCAGCTCCACGACAGCCCCGGCAAGTGTCTTTCGGCGGCGCGGCGCTATGAGAACTGCTCCGGCGATACCTATGAGGGAGCCTCCGAGGAGGAGCGCATGAAGGCCATGGGGCTGGCCATACTGGATTATGCCCGCGGGGGGGATTGGAAGGAGGCCAACCGGGTGCGGGAGGGGTTCGAAGGACGTTTCCGTGGCAAGGATCTGCATCTGGGTGAAGAGAGGTGTTCTCTCCTCGACACCCTCAAAGCCCTG
Above is a window of Magnetococcales bacterium DNA encoding:
- a CDS encoding M50 family metallopeptidase, with translation MKIRLTMRQLPLANTAPEGYSEIYFAFLLLSFLILGLMTMPVTIYWERLAPYFATGGLFSIIYLKWLKSKIIFWETFFHELTHAFFAILLFRKISRFVVTHDQGGLVTYYGERNWLITLSPYFFPIHTIFLILLTVLNNDGERQSYFCHSVGVSYAWFLLATLRQFSFKQTDILHQGRIFSAIVVISSNILICLSVLLFLQGNLKDIFGLAGKLLIELYSLVVSTYFY
- a CDS encoding lytic transglycosylase domain-containing protein yields the protein MNNFARFWRWVSCLLILQISIPTTAMAEKERTWQRHEIKAMVAREARRMGLPISLALAVAHVESYFNPEARSNVGAIGVMQIMPATGRAEYGLQPRDLRNPLINIRVGVHFLKRLIETYDGRVDIALSHYNGGSSVVTSRGNLRVIPATRSYVDMVQGLKRRYDDHLRKHGVKEEVLMASR
- the hisS gene encoding histidine--tRNA ligase, with amino-acid sequence MDCGIIKPTPISGFPEFLPAEEILFQKMRDEIRQGYESFGFIPIETPAVELAQTLTAKGADHEIYALRRLSAVSGDEETKNLALHFDLTVPLARYVAQYYGQLSFPFRRYQIQPVWRGERPQAGRFRQFYQCDIDTIGNGELSLYHDAEMPAVIDRIFTRLNIGVFTIRINNRKILQGLFESMGLENTIEEALRIIDRLEKVGMEETGIGLAELGLDMEKVGQLMAFFNQKRTTEEWFAYFRSLDLNDTFDQGVEELSKVISLVRVMGVPEDHFQVDPTIARGLNYYTGTVYETRLNDHPEIGSICSGGRYENLASHFTERKLPGVGISIGLTRLFTSLLKAGVIRPGTVATASVLVTMQNPSRATDYLALGAELRRNGFKTEVFLEEKRLGDQLRYASRNGFRFAIIIGDTEFTYETVIVKELASGTQHVLKRRDVGDFLYNSLK